The proteins below are encoded in one region of Legionella antarctica:
- a CDS encoding ATP-binding protein, with translation MSDINMLELAKKLRLTGIPDTLLARVEQARAASLSYEELLSMLFQDEDEARQQKLLAGRVRQARFEEPQCFENFELARYSTQVTQAIRTLMTGKFIKEKNHVIIMGPVGTGKTHLAQALGLMACQRHKKVCFIRANELLNQFHQARADETWTALFKRYSRYDVLILDDFGLKALSPEQSTDLYDLIAAI, from the coding sequence ATGAGTGATATCAATATGTTAGAGCTTGCAAAAAAACTACGTTTGACAGGGATCCCAGACACACTGCTAGCAAGAGTAGAACAGGCTCGCGCAGCGTCCCTCTCTTATGAAGAGTTGCTCTCAATGTTGTTTCAGGATGAGGATGAGGCTCGTCAACAAAAATTGCTTGCTGGGCGTGTAAGGCAAGCTCGATTTGAGGAGCCTCAGTGTTTTGAAAATTTTGAACTGGCTCGATATTCAACACAAGTCACACAAGCCATCCGCACCCTGATGACAGGGAAGTTTATCAAAGAAAAAAACCATGTCATCATCATGGGACCTGTTGGCACCGGAAAGACTCACCTGGCTCAAGCCCTGGGTCTAATGGCATGTCAACGACATAAAAAAGTCTGCTTTATAAGAGCGAATGAACTGTTAAATCAGTTCCACCAAGCAAGAGCGGATGAAACATGGACTGCGCTTTTTAAACGTTACTCACGATACGATGTGCTTATTTTAGATGACTTCGGGCTGAAAGCATTATCGCCAGAACAGTCCACTGATCTGTATGATTTAATAGCAGCTATCTAA
- a CDS encoding SDR family NAD(P)-dependent oxidoreductase — protein sequence MDKKNQEYNTVDTLDEPIAIVGMNCQFPGVDADIEDVNAFYEMLLKEQTPIKKVPENRWDINQYYDADRQKEDKIVSRVGGFLENPQVFDATFFKILPVEAKQIDPQHRLFLEVSIRALNHANITLESLKNSNTGVFCGISTHDYSQLNYKDNIKFNAYTYIGSADSAAAGRLSYFLNLKGPCITVDTACSSSLSALYLATTALRNQQCDMAILGGVHLSLCPEIFIGVTKANMLSALGQCSSFDAKADGYARSEGCGVVVVKRLSDALKDNNRIHAVIKSIVMNQDGGGMGMAAPNLEAQIELHQSVLEQAHLAAGDIDYIETHGTGTVVGDSIEFNAIRHIHQGHHSKVKPLIIGAVKNNLGHTISSSGMASLIKVVEVFKNEIIPANLHYSTPNSSIAPDSIPALIPVKATPFTKQKNKKRHAQVSNFGFTGTNVSAIIEEPPSIVVHESSAENGEPLCFVISANSEYSLQQMLINQQDYLKKTSVSLRDVCYTLLDCRDHYKFRCAIIAKDKKELINKLESKNYTVKKVSIEKDIIKIGSDAKQIYEYYLSGVNLRSDKNKVQYNQTDLPLYVFDRKSYWHDKEKSDETQLPEDWCFNLELLYQPIDISNEKKTGGQWLLIGARQLAPGLIQQGLHIVQEEDNYSLNDLDGIIFAESLDSPVPKNIDARIALQKKTLKKLLALVRELNPKAIKLRLLVLAAHDTPEHQLDSSPLYGFCKTLVLELPQCKTILIDLDKTEDNSVIQIMQEINYNHGKHYDHVISYRKGERLVFRLKKAMLQGKKKSLNPEGRYLITGGCGGLGLVTAEALLAAGATELILLSRTIDTPSIKTNLKKMQSLYPDRVIRSVSLDITDKENLHQFLSECNADGLLKGIVHAAGASTIAPLLEHQNKDIDYLFSAKVQGGWYLHELSQNFALDFFVVYSSISSVFGSNKESVYSATNSFLDALVTERQRLGLVGTAIQWGPWAEVGMAKKRSRDQGIKQALIHNEQGQEFIQRLINGHSTHTTIIAPDYLKFMLDFVPKPLPAFYKCLADELNLVQKSSHSDLSPWLSEYIRTDDDKKLVACKGMLSATCKEILGIAKVDELDEFEGFFEIGLDSLMMTELATRLKEQLTPVFNVVATIAFDYPSINKLSTYIESELKSHLSEIRMLPSSAESADDSIAIIGMSCSLPNAPDITAYQILLENGLSGIRDIPIERWDNSRFYDPDPDAPGKSYVNKLGLLDEIKYFDPFFFGISPREAPLMDPQQRLFLENCYKALEHANYPPSFLRGSLTGVYAGVGSSHEYYSQLEKAGLSNDELGMFAVTGKALNIIPGRVAFTFDFKGPALSVDTACSSSLVAIHYACQSLKNREIDFALAGGVNVLLRPESIVNLCKAKALSPESQCKTFDESADGYVRAEGCGVLFLKRIADALRDNDTILAVIKGSAVNNDGKSAGLTVPNGKSQEDVMMAALGQTKLASSDIGYVEAHGTGTPLGDPIEIHSINKVYGNERGQENRLYVGAVKTNIGHLESASGVASMIKVIMSLQNKRIYKNLNFKQLNPKIKLDDTQLALHNRDWNTNTKLKSAGVNAFGFSGTNAHVILQEFPQKTMQRQTPPSRWNVLLISAKTLKSLDELIKRYQQFLETTLFHFNDLCFTAAACRDHYTYRLVVAAKNAREASLLLEKGEFASSHGTKNFLDLQYDKELNFLVSDYLQGKNVDWRAYYKANNDPLIKVDLPGYIFDRSMFWLEKKDINIVPINPIHPLLGRMLSMPGNEYVFNHQLNFNKINYINQYRIFDKEIVPTAVFIESGLAAARAVLKGQSFSIEQFIIERPLYPTQGMDFQVQVKPKDTQRYMISIYAKQNDNWQKYSDMEMQSTSSAPASVDINVLKSSLTNPVDLAQFYEELKKGPISFGAELAVLLEAYASSHSVLSKVVLAKTNSEQGYTYHPSLLESAIQSLFLINKDLKSDITYVPYSFSRMTVYQNAPRTVWIHSITREPKNRNEWCADVHFYDNSGLLIADLEELQLRQVTKNHFFSYESVLEHLYDIQWRALNGNLQNPKNRPSLCVISKDEAKTQKLFGNLNYQFIDDVNKLDRVEDKNIVFLYEQEQFNDLFHCCQKMFQSPPASFILVTENAYVIDDRVDKVNPYHTMASAFWKSFRNELDFGKNYTIDLSANSTPAATLDYAFNPENEETQFAVRDKIYLPRLEKKKLPVNPAPQEALFDREASYLITGGTGGLAKPLIEYLIHRGVKHIIITSRSECPLDTQDLIDKARKKHVDIKHYVADASNFQKMEDLVKTIEQGFNPLKGVFHLAGVIRDELIINLSDEAIQEVLTAKIDGALTLHELTQNLQLDHFVLFSSSASILGPRGQSNYVAANGFLDGLAHLRQQKGLPALSINWGAFHSLGMAAKNINSIQRRGLIPMDKKSIDVLDVLLPSQMPQILICPIHWDVYCKNTPKQITFSEQTKDTLSPDYHFLAFLRQKTGKERVAILSRVLSDIAADVLRLDNIDQVGTKKDLFAMGMDSLMSLELRNRIHDKLQCPTLSLPIEYFINEPRIDKIARNVANELQIFFEHEPDYSSSQAFVAEEIPLCDTQYIFWMIKKIASSFNCAMQLQLHGKLNKELLSEAIEFAINQNSVFWLNISESAPVQMLKKQGRFRLIYEDISLNYNRDILNEVFYDNVMQIIPFTIQPLIRMYLYKLNNELHELHIMIPHIILDDSSYRILFDQFKQNYETLILGKKLVSVPEKYTYLDYVKHNNALYEKNLKMKVDFWNGYNKDFQRLSFGSVYHLPDASNQPQNLFHYPMEVQLIERFKEWHHAKNINLSTGVIAVCQIVFYKISLQKKIPITILHTGREGSRYKSVVGLFTEYKRINIALNEGFTFIDFLKSIEEELTKTAPYQKCSQLIKNAGLKDSRLTLGQYLTYLFNKLVLSSRFKKSKINPITTDYYLRHLALLLWRKTKINIKYRLNQLFRLNLLISKPDRLRVLINITASFFIKEPRDLKFAGLDTTIPNHYGSVDRPIGNQTLWLYFTKDQFNEYRLSINGPLTVVCKDLIAQELKHVMTKVLENNEFKISDLLRY from the coding sequence ATGGACAAAAAAAATCAAGAATATAATACAGTAGATACTTTGGATGAACCCATAGCTATTGTGGGGATGAACTGTCAGTTTCCTGGGGTTGACGCAGATATTGAAGATGTTAATGCCTTTTATGAGATGTTACTAAAAGAACAAACTCCAATTAAAAAAGTGCCTGAGAACCGCTGGGACATTAATCAATATTACGATGCTGATCGTCAGAAAGAAGATAAAATAGTGAGTCGTGTGGGTGGTTTTTTAGAAAATCCACAAGTGTTTGATGCCACTTTTTTTAAAATACTGCCTGTAGAAGCGAAACAAATTGATCCGCAGCACCGCCTGTTTTTAGAGGTTTCAATTAGGGCGCTAAACCACGCCAATATAACTCTTGAATCGTTAAAAAATTCAAATACGGGAGTGTTCTGTGGTATTTCTACCCACGACTACAGCCAACTAAATTATAAAGACAATATAAAATTTAACGCCTATACCTATATTGGTTCTGCTGATAGTGCTGCGGCAGGAAGACTTTCTTATTTTCTAAATTTAAAGGGGCCATGCATTACGGTGGATACCGCTTGCTCGTCCTCGTTGTCAGCACTATATCTTGCAACAACGGCATTAAGAAATCAGCAATGTGATATGGCCATTCTGGGTGGAGTTCATCTTAGTCTTTGTCCTGAAATCTTTATCGGAGTAACTAAGGCAAATATGCTATCCGCCCTTGGTCAATGCAGTAGTTTTGATGCTAAAGCCGATGGTTATGCTCGTAGTGAGGGTTGTGGCGTAGTTGTAGTTAAACGGTTAAGTGATGCGCTTAAAGATAATAATAGGATCCATGCGGTGATCAAAAGTATTGTCATGAATCAGGATGGTGGTGGGATGGGCATGGCTGCTCCTAATTTAGAGGCTCAAATTGAGCTGCATCAATCCGTGTTAGAGCAGGCTCATTTGGCAGCAGGTGACATTGATTATATTGAAACCCATGGAACAGGAACTGTTGTGGGTGACTCTATTGAGTTTAATGCAATTCGACACATACACCAAGGCCATCATTCTAAAGTCAAGCCGCTCATTATCGGTGCGGTAAAGAATAATCTGGGACATACCATTTCATCATCGGGTATGGCCTCACTTATTAAAGTGGTAGAAGTTTTTAAGAATGAAATCATACCCGCTAATCTACATTACTCAACGCCGAACAGCTCAATTGCTCCTGACAGCATCCCCGCATTGATACCTGTTAAAGCGACCCCCTTTACGAAACAAAAAAATAAAAAAAGGCATGCACAAGTATCCAATTTTGGTTTTACTGGTACTAATGTGAGCGCTATCATTGAAGAGCCACCTAGTATTGTAGTTCACGAATCCAGTGCCGAGAACGGTGAGCCATTATGCTTTGTCATTTCAGCAAACAGTGAATACTCATTGCAGCAAATGCTGATCAACCAACAAGACTACCTCAAGAAAACGTCGGTGAGCTTGCGTGATGTGTGCTATACGCTGCTAGATTGTCGAGATCATTACAAGTTTCGTTGTGCAATCATTGCAAAAGATAAAAAAGAATTAATTAATAAACTTGAGTCTAAAAATTACACGGTCAAAAAAGTAAGCATAGAAAAAGACATTATAAAAATCGGATCTGATGCAAAGCAGATTTATGAGTATTATCTGTCAGGAGTCAATCTAAGGTCAGATAAAAATAAGGTACAGTACAACCAAACTGACTTGCCACTGTATGTTTTTGATAGAAAATCTTATTGGCATGATAAAGAAAAATCAGACGAGACTCAGCTGCCTGAAGATTGGTGTTTCAACTTAGAATTGCTGTATCAGCCAATTGATATAAGTAATGAAAAAAAAACAGGTGGTCAGTGGCTTTTAATTGGTGCTAGGCAATTAGCTCCGGGGTTGATACAACAAGGATTACATATTGTTCAGGAAGAGGATAACTATTCCCTCAATGACCTGGATGGAATTATTTTTGCTGAGAGTCTTGATTCACCAGTGCCTAAAAATATCGATGCCCGCATTGCTTTACAAAAGAAAACTCTAAAAAAACTACTGGCTTTAGTAAGAGAATTAAATCCAAAGGCAATTAAGCTACGGCTACTAGTTCTGGCAGCACATGATACCCCTGAGCATCAACTGGATAGCAGCCCTCTTTATGGATTTTGCAAAACTTTGGTTTTAGAACTACCTCAATGCAAAACAATCCTCATCGATTTGGATAAAACCGAGGACAATTCCGTCATCCAGATAATGCAAGAAATAAATTACAATCACGGTAAACATTATGATCATGTAATTTCATATCGTAAAGGCGAACGATTGGTCTTTCGGCTAAAAAAAGCCATGCTACAGGGCAAAAAAAAATCATTGAACCCAGAGGGACGTTATCTCATCACCGGTGGTTGTGGCGGGCTGGGTTTAGTAACCGCAGAGGCGTTATTAGCTGCAGGGGCAACAGAGTTAATTCTGCTCTCAAGGACTATCGACACGCCCTCAATAAAAACAAACCTTAAAAAAATGCAATCTCTTTATCCTGACCGGGTTATTCGTTCCGTTAGTTTGGATATTACCGATAAGGAAAATTTGCACCAATTTTTATCAGAGTGTAATGCTGATGGTTTGTTAAAAGGAATCGTTCATGCCGCAGGAGCCTCCACTATTGCGCCCCTGCTTGAGCATCAAAATAAAGACATTGATTATTTATTTTCTGCCAAAGTACAAGGCGGTTGGTATTTACATGAACTTAGCCAGAACTTTGCTCTCGATTTTTTTGTCGTTTATTCCTCAATTTCCTCAGTATTTGGAAGCAATAAAGAATCAGTCTATAGTGCCACTAACAGTTTTTTGGATGCCCTGGTTACAGAGCGGCAACGTTTAGGACTCGTAGGTACTGCCATCCAATGGGGGCCATGGGCTGAAGTGGGTATGGCTAAAAAGCGATCGCGCGATCAGGGTATAAAACAGGCTTTGATTCATAATGAACAAGGACAGGAATTCATTCAAAGATTAATCAATGGCCACTCAACCCATACCACCATTATAGCGCCGGACTATCTCAAATTTATGCTGGACTTTGTTCCCAAGCCGCTGCCTGCATTTTATAAATGTCTGGCTGATGAGCTGAATTTAGTACAGAAATCGTCACACTCTGACCTGTCACCATGGCTGAGTGAGTATATTAGGACCGACGATGATAAAAAACTTGTAGCCTGTAAAGGCATGTTATCTGCAACCTGTAAAGAAATTCTGGGTATAGCAAAAGTCGATGAGTTAGATGAGTTCGAAGGTTTTTTTGAAATTGGCCTCGACTCATTAATGATGACGGAGCTGGCCACTCGCTTAAAAGAACAACTGACACCCGTTTTTAATGTGGTAGCGACTATTGCCTTTGATTATCCCTCCATTAACAAACTCTCAACGTATATTGAATCTGAACTTAAAAGCCATTTAAGTGAAATCCGAATGTTGCCATCATCAGCTGAGTCAGCTGATGACTCGATTGCTATTATAGGCATGAGCTGCTCGCTACCGAATGCACCTGATATTACTGCCTATCAGATATTGCTGGAGAATGGACTAAGTGGTATTAGGGATATTCCAATAGAACGGTGGGACAATAGCAGGTTTTATGATCCTGATCCGGATGCACCTGGAAAATCCTATGTTAATAAACTTGGTTTACTGGATGAGATTAAATATTTCGATCCCTTTTTTTTTGGAATTAGCCCCCGTGAAGCACCACTTATGGATCCTCAACAACGTCTTTTTTTAGAAAATTGTTACAAAGCTTTGGAACATGCAAACTATCCTCCCAGCTTTTTGCGTGGAAGCTTAACCGGTGTTTATGCTGGGGTAGGATCTTCTCATGAATACTATTCACAACTCGAAAAAGCAGGTTTATCTAACGATGAACTAGGTATGTTTGCGGTCACTGGTAAAGCTTTGAACATTATACCGGGGCGCGTTGCCTTTACCTTTGATTTCAAAGGTCCTGCATTAAGCGTTGATACTGCGTGCTCCTCGTCATTAGTAGCGATTCACTACGCCTGTCAAAGTTTAAAAAATCGAGAAATTGATTTTGCACTAGCTGGGGGGGTGAATGTCTTATTACGCCCGGAGAGCATTGTTAATTTATGCAAGGCAAAAGCTTTATCACCAGAGAGTCAATGTAAGACCTTTGATGAAAGTGCTGACGGCTATGTGAGAGCCGAAGGTTGTGGTGTGTTATTCCTAAAAAGGATCGCTGATGCTTTACGTGATAACGACACTATATTAGCGGTTATAAAAGGTTCTGCAGTTAATAATGATGGGAAGTCCGCAGGTTTAACGGTTCCAAATGGTAAAAGCCAGGAAGATGTGATGATGGCGGCTTTAGGTCAAACTAAGCTGGCAAGTAGTGATATTGGTTATGTTGAGGCGCACGGGACGGGTACCCCTTTAGGAGATCCTATTGAGATTCATTCTATAAATAAAGTCTATGGAAATGAGCGTGGTCAGGAAAACCGATTATATGTTGGTGCTGTTAAGACAAATATAGGCCATCTTGAAAGTGCTTCTGGTGTGGCAAGCATGATTAAAGTAATCATGAGTCTGCAAAATAAGAGAATTTATAAAAATTTAAATTTTAAGCAATTAAATCCTAAAATTAAGCTCGATGATACACAACTCGCTTTACATAATAGGGATTGGAATACCAATACAAAACTTAAATCTGCGGGTGTCAATGCTTTTGGTTTTAGTGGTACGAATGCTCATGTCATTCTTCAGGAATTTCCCCAAAAGACAATGCAAAGGCAAACCCCGCCTTCCAGGTGGAATGTATTGCTTATCTCAGCCAAGACTTTAAAGTCTTTGGATGAGTTAATAAAACGCTATCAACAGTTTTTAGAAACAACCCTATTTCATTTTAATGACTTGTGCTTCACTGCCGCTGCATGCCGAGATCATTACACTTATCGATTAGTAGTTGCAGCTAAAAATGCTCGCGAGGCCAGCCTCCTGTTAGAAAAGGGGGAGTTTGCATCATCACACGGAACAAAAAATTTTCTGGATTTGCAGTACGACAAAGAACTCAATTTCTTGGTTTCAGATTATTTACAGGGTAAAAATGTTGATTGGAGAGCCTATTATAAAGCGAATAATGATCCGCTAATTAAAGTGGATTTACCTGGCTATATCTTTGATCGGAGTATGTTTTGGCTGGAAAAAAAGGACATCAATATTGTACCCATTAACCCCATACATCCTCTTCTGGGCAGGATGCTTTCAATGCCAGGCAATGAATATGTGTTTAATCATCAACTGAATTTCAACAAAATAAATTATATTAATCAGTATCGTATTTTTGATAAAGAGATCGTTCCAACAGCCGTTTTTATAGAGTCAGGTTTAGCTGCTGCCCGAGCTGTACTGAAGGGGCAGTCTTTTTCCATTGAGCAATTCATTATTGAACGACCATTATATCCTACGCAAGGCATGGATTTTCAAGTACAGGTAAAACCAAAAGATACCCAAAGGTACATGATAAGTATTTACGCCAAACAAAATGATAATTGGCAAAAATATTCTGATATGGAAATGCAATCAACATCATCTGCGCCTGCCTCTGTTGATATTAATGTACTGAAATCATCTTTGACTAATCCTGTCGATCTTGCTCAATTCTATGAAGAACTAAAAAAGGGACCTATATCTTTTGGAGCCGAGCTTGCGGTTCTTCTAGAGGCGTATGCTTCATCCCACAGTGTATTGTCTAAAGTCGTGTTAGCTAAAACAAATAGTGAGCAAGGTTATACCTATCATCCATCACTACTAGAAAGCGCAATTCAAAGCCTGTTCCTGATCAACAAAGATCTTAAGTCTGATATCACGTATGTGCCTTATTCATTCTCGCGAATGACAGTATATCAAAATGCCCCAAGAACAGTCTGGATTCATTCAATAACCCGTGAGCCTAAAAATAGGAATGAGTGGTGCGCTGATGTACATTTTTATGATAATTCAGGTTTACTCATTGCTGACCTTGAGGAGCTCCAACTTCGCCAAGTCACTAAAAATCATTTTTTTTCTTATGAATCTGTTCTGGAGCATTTATATGATATTCAGTGGCGTGCTCTGAATGGAAACTTACAAAACCCAAAAAATAGACCAAGCCTCTGTGTTATTTCTAAAGATGAAGCTAAAACTCAAAAGCTGTTCGGTAATTTAAATTATCAGTTCATCGATGATGTAAATAAATTGGATCGTGTTGAAGATAAAAACATAGTTTTTCTTTATGAACAGGAGCAATTCAATGATTTATTTCATTGTTGTCAAAAAATGTTTCAATCACCGCCTGCCAGCTTTATATTAGTTACAGAAAATGCTTATGTCATTGATGACCGGGTCGATAAGGTGAATCCCTACCACACAATGGCCAGTGCTTTTTGGAAAAGCTTTAGAAATGAGCTTGATTTCGGTAAAAATTATACAATTGATCTTAGCGCCAACAGTACTCCGGCAGCCACGTTAGACTATGCATTTAATCCAGAAAATGAGGAAACCCAATTTGCAGTAAGAGATAAAATCTATCTACCCAGACTTGAGAAAAAAAAGCTGCCTGTAAATCCTGCCCCACAAGAAGCATTATTCGACAGGGAGGCAAGTTACCTCATTACTGGGGGTACTGGTGGTTTGGCAAAACCATTAATTGAGTACCTTATTCACCGAGGCGTAAAACATATTATTATTACCAGTCGTTCTGAGTGTCCATTAGATACACAGGATTTAATTGACAAAGCAAGAAAAAAACACGTTGATATTAAACATTATGTGGCTGATGCCAGTAACTTTCAGAAAATGGAGGATTTAGTTAAAACGATTGAGCAAGGCTTTAATCCATTAAAAGGAGTATTTCATCTTGCTGGTGTTATCCGCGATGAATTAATTATCAATCTCAGTGACGAGGCCATTCAAGAAGTATTAACCGCAAAAATAGATGGAGCTCTGACCCTGCATGAATTGACTCAAAATCTTCAATTGGATCACTTTGTCCTGTTCTCATCTTCTGCTTCAATCCTTGGTCCCAGAGGCCAATCTAACTATGTTGCTGCTAATGGATTTTTAGATGGCCTTGCACACCTACGCCAACAAAAGGGCTTGCCGGCACTATCGATTAACTGGGGCGCTTTTCACTCTCTTGGTATGGCGGCCAAGAATATAAACTCAATACAAAGGCGTGGGTTGATACCCATGGATAAAAAAAGCATCGATGTACTGGATGTGTTATTGCCCAGTCAAATGCCGCAAATTTTAATATGCCCTATTCATTGGGATGTTTATTGCAAAAACACACCAAAGCAAATAACGTTTTCCGAGCAGACTAAGGATACACTCTCACCAGACTATCACTTTTTAGCATTTCTTCGCCAAAAAACTGGGAAAGAGCGAGTCGCTATTTTATCCCGAGTACTAAGTGATATTGCTGCTGATGTTTTGAGGTTAGATAACATAGACCAAGTTGGAACCAAAAAAGATTTGTTTGCAATGGGGATGGACTCTCTAATGTCATTGGAACTTAGAAATCGAATACATGATAAATTACAATGCCCAACGCTTAGCTTACCGATAGAGTATTTTATTAACGAGCCAAGAATTGACAAAATTGCCAGAAATGTTGCAAATGAATTACAAATTTTTTTTGAACATGAACCAGATTATTCCTCGTCCCAAGCTTTTGTTGCAGAAGAAATCCCTCTTTGCGATACTCAGTATATATTCTGGATGATAAAAAAAATAGCCTCCAGTTTTAATTGTGCCATGCAATTACAACTACACGGTAAACTGAATAAAGAGCTCTTATCTGAAGCCATAGAATTTGCAATTAATCAAAATAGCGTTTTTTGGCTAAACATAAGCGAAAGTGCACCTGTCCAAATGCTAAAAAAACAGGGGAGATTCCGATTAATCTATGAAGATATTTCTTTAAATTATAATCGCGATATCCTGAATGAAGTTTTTTATGACAATGTAATGCAGATCATTCCCTTTACTATCCAACCCCTGATTAGAATGTATCTTTATAAATTAAATAATGAGCTTCATGAATTACACATTATGATCCCTCATATTATACTTGATGATTCTTCGTACCGAATTTTATTCGATCAATTCAAACAAAACTATGAAACCTTGATTCTTGGGAAGAAACTTGTATCTGTGCCTGAAAAATATACTTATCTGGATTATGTTAAACATAATAATGCGCTTTATGAAAAAAATCTCAAAATGAAAGTTGATTTTTGGAATGGATACAACAAAGATTTTCAAAGATTAAGTTTTGGCTCGGTCTATCATTTGCCTGATGCTTCCAACCAGCCCCAAAATTTATTTCATTATCCTATGGAGGTTCAGTTAATCGAGCGATTTAAAGAATGGCATCATGCAAAAAATATAAACTTGAGTACTGGGGTCATTGCGGTATGCCAAATTGTTTTTTACAAGATCAGTCTCCAAAAGAAAATACCCATTACGATTCTCCACACCGGCAGGGAAGGCAGCCGTTACAAATCAGTAGTAGGTTTGTTCACCGAATACAAAAGGATAAATATCGCTTTAAACGAGGGCTTCACCTTTATTGACTTTCTCAAGTCTATTGAGGAAGAGCTGACTAAAACAGCTCCTTACCAGAAATGTTCCCAACTCATTAAAAATGCAGGACTAAAAGACTCCAGATTAACACTTGGCCAGTATTTAACCTATCTCTTTAATAAATTGGTTCTATCGAGCCGGTTTAAAAAAAGTAAGATCAATCCAATTACCACAGACTACTATCTCAGACACTTGGCCCTGCTGCTATGGCGTAAAACAAAGATAAATATAAAGTACAGGCTGAATCAATTATTTCGATTAAATCTATTGATATCAAAACCAGACCGGTTGAGAGTGCTCATTAATATTACGGCCAGTTTTTTTATCAAAGAACCGCGAGATCTTAAATTTGCAGGTCTTGATACCACAATTCCGAATCACTATGGTAGCGTGGATCGCCCTATAGGAAATCAGACATTATGGTTGTACTTTACAAAAGATCAGTTCAATGAATATCGACTTTCAATAAATGGACCTTTAACAGTAGTCTGTAAAGATTTGATAGCCCAGGAATTAAAGCATGTTATGACCAAGGTGCTTGAGAATAACGAATTCAAGATCTCTGACTTACTCAGGTATTAG
- a CDS encoding ATP-binding protein: MLIITTNRKIEGWMELFYDPVMANAALDRIVNKAYRIVLDGESYRKKFIPKFNLVDDK; this comes from the coding sequence ATGCTAATTATAACTACTAACCGTAAAATAGAAGGATGGATGGAGCTATTTTATGATCCGGTTATGGCAAACGCAGCATTAGATCGTATCGTAAATAAAGCTTATCGAATTGTTCTTGATGGGGAGTCATACAGGAAAAAATTTATACCGAAATTTAATTTAGTAGATGACAAGTGA